Proteins from one Niallia circulans genomic window:
- a CDS encoding iron-containing alcohol dehydrogenase, with translation MSSHVLYVPSTNLIGRGCLQQAGPYLKQLQFTKALLVTDKVLMRNGIVEKVAKLLEKNDIEYMVYDEVKPNPTVANCLNGLQVFRENNCDSIVSVGGGSPQDAAKAIGLLATNDGDLKSFEGVGKTLYPSVPIAAINTTAGTSSEYTINYVITDEERQVKMVMVDKNSLAAISINDPELMTAKPKDLTAATGMDALTHAIEAIVTPGAYKVTDAAALAAVEIIFEYLPLATQDGENIEAREQMVFAMFLAGLAFNNAGLGFVHAMAHQLGGVYDLPHGVCNAMLLPIVERENAQRDPSKFPRIAKAIGMNTEGKTAIACAERVIEAIKQLSSIVGIPSNLSELGVTDVDVEKLAQFALVDACAAGNPFQPTKEEVIAMYQEIL, from the coding sequence ATGTCTTCACATGTTTTATATGTTCCAAGCACTAATTTAATAGGAAGAGGCTGCTTACAGCAAGCAGGTCCATATTTAAAACAGCTTCAATTTACGAAAGCTCTGCTTGTAACAGACAAGGTTTTAATGAGGAATGGGATTGTCGAAAAGGTGGCAAAGCTGTTAGAGAAAAATGATATCGAATATATGGTGTACGATGAAGTAAAACCAAACCCGACTGTAGCTAATTGTTTGAACGGCCTACAGGTATTTCGTGAAAACAACTGTGATTCGATTGTGTCTGTTGGCGGCGGTTCACCGCAAGATGCGGCAAAAGCAATCGGACTTCTGGCTACAAATGACGGTGATTTGAAGTCATTCGAAGGAGTCGGAAAAACACTTTATCCATCAGTCCCAATCGCAGCTATTAATACAACAGCAGGAACATCAAGCGAATATACGATTAATTATGTTATTACAGATGAAGAAAGACAAGTCAAAATGGTGATGGTTGATAAGAATAGCCTTGCAGCCATATCGATTAATGATCCAGAGCTGATGACAGCTAAACCGAAAGACCTGACAGCAGCAACTGGAATGGATGCCTTGACACATGCAATAGAAGCAATTGTAACTCCAGGAGCGTACAAGGTGACAGATGCTGCTGCATTGGCGGCAGTCGAAATTATTTTTGAATATTTACCACTTGCCACCCAAGATGGAGAGAATATAGAAGCGCGAGAACAGATGGTTTTTGCGATGTTTCTTGCAGGCTTGGCTTTCAATAATGCTGGTCTTGGCTTTGTGCATGCAATGGCCCACCAGCTTGGCGGAGTGTATGATTTACCGCATGGCGTTTGTAATGCGATGCTGCTGCCAATTGTGGAGAGAGAAAATGCACAGCGAGATCCAAGTAAATTCCCTCGGATTGCTAAGGCAATTGGCATGAACACAGAAGGAAAAACAGCGATTGCTTGTGCAGAGCGCGTAATTGAAGCAATCAAGCAGCTAAGCAGCATTGTCGGAATTCCGTCCAATTTGTCAGAGCTTGGTGTCACCGATGTTGATGTGGAGAAACTCGCCCAATTTGCCCTTGTTGACGCATGTGCGGCCGGAAATCCTTTTCAGCCGACAAAAGAAGAAGTTATTGCCATGTATCAGGAAATCTTATAA
- a CDS encoding DeoR/GlpR family DNA-binding transcription regulator, whose translation MLVAERRRKIVELVNERLSIRVSELSDIFSVTEETIRRDLEKLEQDQLLSRSHGGAVSIEKEATDVPFMVREITNSDEKKEIAAEAVKWIEPGEQIVLDGSTTAWYMAQELPDMPLTVITNSIKVALELSKKEQIKVISTGGMLLANSLSYVGPLSERSLDSYYVNKLFLSCKGVHLSGLSDSNEWQAILKKKMMDIASQVILLADSSKFGVKTFAHISELTRIHHVISDSNIPAEFQKELQEKAIPVTSVKI comes from the coding sequence TTGCTTGTTGCAGAGAGACGACGAAAAATCGTCGAATTAGTTAATGAAAGATTAAGTATTCGAGTGTCGGAATTAAGTGATATTTTTTCCGTAACAGAAGAAACAATCAGAAGAGATTTAGAAAAGCTGGAACAGGATCAGCTTTTAAGCAGGAGTCATGGTGGTGCTGTCAGCATCGAAAAAGAAGCAACAGACGTCCCGTTTATGGTAAGAGAAATTACAAATTCCGATGAGAAAAAAGAGATTGCAGCTGAAGCGGTCAAATGGATTGAACCAGGTGAGCAAATTGTTTTGGATGGCAGCACAACAGCGTGGTATATGGCTCAAGAATTGCCTGACATGCCGTTGACAGTGATCACAAATTCAATCAAGGTGGCGTTAGAGCTCAGCAAAAAGGAACAAATTAAAGTAATCTCCACTGGCGGAATGCTTCTTGCTAATTCGTTATCCTATGTTGGGCCATTATCTGAACGCTCTTTAGACAGCTACTATGTCAACAAATTATTTCTGTCATGTAAGGGTGTCCATCTTTCCGGGTTAAGTGATTCCAATGAGTGGCAAGCAATCTTGAAAAAGAAAATGATGGACATTGCCTCACAAGTTATACTGCTTGCTGATTCAAGTAAATTTGGTGTTAAGACATTTGCTCATATTTCGGAATTGACAAGAATTCATCACGTGATTTCCGATTCCAATATTCCGGCTGAATTCCAAAAAGAACTTCAGGAGAAAGCAATTCCTGTTACTAGCGTAAAAATCTAG
- the rhaM gene encoding L-rhamnose mutarotase yields the protein MIRKGFIMNVHEDKHDEYEKRHNEIWPELLDALREHGASNYSIFLDTDANKLFGYVEITDEDKWSKLSTTAINQKWWEFMEPLMETNPDNSPVTISLKEVFHMD from the coding sequence ATGATTCGCAAAGGTTTTATCATGAATGTTCATGAAGATAAGCATGATGAATACGAAAAGCGTCATAATGAAATTTGGCCAGAGCTCCTAGATGCTCTACGTGAACATGGAGCTAGCAATTATTCGATTTTCCTTGATACAGACGCAAACAAATTATTTGGCTATGTTGAAATAACGGATGAAGACAAATGGAGCAAGCTGTCCACAACAGCAATAAACCAAAAATGGTGGGAATTTATGGAGCCATTAATGGAAACAAACCCAGACAACAGTCCTGTCACTATTTCACTAAAAGAAGTTTTTCATATGGATTGA
- the rhaD gene encoding rhamnulose-1-phosphate aldolase, whose amino-acid sequence MPTKLQRKSVEEAPFLKEMRNIAYNMWRMGWDERNGGNISYLLQEGEVSAYVDVEKVIRSIPIKTPAKELEGKLFIVTGSGKYFRNAKKDPRNTFGIIKVGRNGESIDLLWGLEDGSLPTSELPAHFQSHMERLKLDGNHRVIMHNHATNLLAMTFLHELDEAKFTKTLWQMCTECIVVFPDGIGILPWMIPGTEEIGQKTAEKMQENRLVLWPHHGIFGAGSTLDEAFGLIETAEKAAQIYTIIGDPSRIKQTITDKELADLAKAFHVHPRKGIINS is encoded by the coding sequence ATGCCTACAAAACTTCAAAGGAAGAGTGTAGAAGAGGCCCCTTTTCTCAAGGAAATGCGCAATATAGCCTATAATATGTGGAGAATGGGGTGGGATGAAAGAAATGGCGGTAATATAAGTTATTTGCTGCAAGAAGGGGAGGTAAGTGCCTATGTGGATGTGGAGAAGGTAATTCGGTCTATTCCCATTAAGACACCTGCAAAAGAGCTCGAAGGTAAGCTTTTTATTGTAACTGGCTCTGGCAAGTATTTTAGAAATGCCAAAAAAGATCCTCGAAACACCTTTGGAATTATTAAAGTTGGCAGAAATGGTGAGAGTATTGATTTACTGTGGGGACTTGAGGATGGCTCTTTACCGACAAGTGAGCTTCCCGCCCATTTTCAAAGTCATATGGAAAGACTGAAGCTCGACGGAAATCATCGTGTGATTATGCATAACCATGCGACGAATTTGCTTGCGATGACCTTTTTGCATGAATTGGATGAAGCAAAGTTTACAAAAACCTTGTGGCAGATGTGTACAGAATGTATTGTTGTGTTCCCTGATGGAATCGGGATATTACCATGGATGATTCCGGGAACAGAAGAAATCGGCCAAAAAACAGCCGAAAAAATGCAGGAGAACCGGCTTGTTCTTTGGCCGCATCATGGCATCTTCGGTGCAGGCTCAACGCTTGACGAAGCATTCGGTTTAATTGAAACGGCAGAAAAGGCAGCGCAAATTTATACAATTATTGGCGATCCATCAAGGATAAAACAAACCATTACGGACAAGGAGCTAGCTGATTTGGCTAAAGCATTTCACGTTCATCCCCGTAAAGGCATAATAAATAGCTAA
- a CDS encoding MFS transporter, with the protein MTKTKKFAAKNVTGWKATIAVAMANYIEAGSIIAAASSLTLWQAYLNIDSMGVGLLSALSANAFGAAIGALIGGPLTDKFGRKFIFSYDLLVYMIGVALIAASVNFPMLLIGTIITGLAVGAGVPVSWTYIAEESPEDKRAAHVGTAQMAWSIGPTLTFVLAVVLAPMGLAGSRIIFLHLLVIAFVTWYIRRGLDESKIWEEQQEKEKAEALQGKAKTNVLKELFTLKANRSALVLLIGIYLFWNLTAGAMGYFMPYIYENVGGLSTGQANLLQAFLWLFTVLTTYFLFMKLGDKVSRKALFGIGAGMGLVAWLILTFMPMTWPTLIAFVILWGAAAGIGAQAFYALWTSELFPTKYRASAQGLMYFIVRTGIAVWSFILPLLMDTLGFTVAGIVMIIFLAIHMVIGIILAPNTRGKTLQQIEEERYGKDLDHNSVHKTV; encoded by the coding sequence ATGACAAAGACGAAAAAATTTGCGGCAAAAAATGTAACAGGCTGGAAAGCCACGATTGCGGTCGCGATGGCTAACTATATCGAAGCAGGCTCCATCATCGCAGCAGCGAGCAGCTTAACATTATGGCAGGCATACTTAAATATTGACAGTATGGGTGTTGGACTTTTAAGTGCATTGAGTGCAAACGCGTTTGGTGCTGCAATTGGTGCATTAATTGGCGGGCCATTAACAGATAAATTCGGACGAAAGTTCATCTTCAGCTATGATTTGCTTGTTTATATGATTGGTGTTGCCCTTATAGCAGCTTCTGTCAATTTCCCGATGCTGCTGATTGGTACGATTATTACCGGTTTGGCAGTTGGTGCAGGCGTTCCTGTATCCTGGACATATATTGCAGAGGAATCACCAGAGGACAAACGGGCAGCACATGTTGGCACCGCTCAAATGGCGTGGTCGATCGGTCCGACCTTAACGTTTGTATTAGCTGTAGTACTTGCACCAATGGGCTTAGCCGGTTCAAGAATTATATTCCTTCATTTGCTGGTTATTGCCTTTGTTACTTGGTATATACGCCGAGGCTTAGATGAGTCCAAAATTTGGGAAGAACAGCAGGAAAAGGAGAAAGCAGAAGCGTTACAAGGCAAAGCAAAAACAAATGTTTTGAAAGAGCTGTTTACATTAAAAGCAAATCGCAGTGCGTTAGTTTTATTGATTGGAATTTATTTATTCTGGAATTTAACAGCAGGCGCAATGGGCTATTTCATGCCATATATTTATGAAAATGTCGGCGGCCTTAGCACAGGGCAAGCGAACTTACTGCAAGCATTTCTGTGGCTGTTTACTGTATTAACTACGTATTTCCTCTTTATGAAGCTTGGAGATAAAGTCAGCAGAAAGGCATTATTTGGCATTGGAGCAGGTATGGGACTTGTTGCGTGGCTTATCCTTACCTTCATGCCAATGACATGGCCGACACTCATCGCCTTTGTCATCCTGTGGGGAGCAGCAGCGGGTATTGGTGCACAAGCATTTTACGCATTATGGACAAGTGAGCTTTTCCCGACAAAATATCGTGCCAGCGCACAAGGCTTAATGTACTTTATCGTCAGAACTGGGATTGCTGTCTGGTCATTTATATTACCATTATTAATGGATACATTAGGATTTACGGTTGCTGGAATTGTTATGATTATTTTCCTTGCGATTCATATGGTAATTGGTATTATTCTTGCACCAAATACACGAGGAAAAACACTGCAGCAAATTGAAGAAGAGCGTTACGGTAAAGATTTGGATCATAATTCTGTTCATAAAACGGTTTAA
- a CDS encoding MarR family winged helix-turn-helix transcriptional regulator, whose product MNDVHELFHSVHQLARQMTKALNDALQPFDIYSSQWTVLFLLKTKGSMTQKEISDYLAIEAPPITRTVQKLVANGYVRQVKGMDKRTKRIELTEKALEKYPEWEKAVLQMNQELIQPLTSASKEQLLLLISDWNQQLTIRGKEFE is encoded by the coding sequence ATGAATGATGTTCATGAATTATTTCACTCTGTTCACCAGCTTGCCAGACAAATGACAAAGGCATTGAACGATGCACTGCAACCGTTCGATATATACAGTTCGCAATGGACCGTTTTGTTTTTACTTAAAACAAAAGGCTCGATGACTCAAAAGGAAATTTCCGATTATTTAGCGATTGAAGCACCGCCAATAACAAGGACGGTCCAAAAATTGGTAGCAAACGGATATGTTAGACAAGTGAAAGGAATGGACAAACGAACAAAAAGGATTGAGCTGACGGAAAAGGCCCTGGAGAAATACCCAGAATGGGAAAAAGCAGTATTGCAAATGAACCAGGAGCTGATTCAGCCATTAACCTCTGCTTCTAAAGAACAATTATTATTATTGATTTCTGATTGGAATCAGCAATTAACAATTAGGGGGAAGGAATTTGAGTAA
- a CDS encoding VanZ family protein — protein sequence MIRRFSTWAGYLLFTVYLLILFYLLFFSSYRHAVKGEISYNFIPFASILLDIRGLGPFHLAMMTNNLFGNILAFVPLGFFLPLLFQRARQWKYSFVCSLLLSIFVELLQLVSKVGACDVDDVILNTIGGLCGYIVWRLLVYPFIKRRRKST from the coding sequence ATGATTCGACGTTTTTCCACATGGGCAGGGTACCTTCTTTTTACTGTCTATCTACTCATTTTGTTCTATCTTTTATTCTTTTCAAGCTACAGACATGCTGTTAAAGGCGAGATTTCCTATAATTTCATCCCGTTTGCGAGTATATTATTGGACATTAGGGGACTCGGGCCTTTTCATTTAGCGATGATGACGAATAATCTGTTTGGTAACATCCTTGCTTTTGTTCCTCTTGGTTTTTTCCTTCCGCTCCTGTTTCAGAGAGCACGTCAATGGAAATATAGCTTCGTCTGTTCCTTGCTTTTATCCATATTTGTTGAACTGCTGCAGCTTGTGAGTAAAGTTGGAGCATGTGATGTGGATGATGTGATCCTCAATACAATCGGAGGGCTTTGTGGTTATATCGTTTGGAGGCTGCTTGTTTATCCATTTATTAAAAGGCGGAGGAAATCGACTTAA